From Methanobacterium formicicum:
AATAGAATTAAATAAAATAGAATTAAATAAAATAGAATTAAATAAAATAGAATTAAATAAAATAGAATTAAATCATGGTAGAGGCACTTTATGTGTCGAGAATAACCTGTAAAGTGCAGCCAGATTTATCTTCAGTGATCTCCATTAAATGGAAGGTGACCGCCTTAACCTCATCCCTCACCTCGTGTGTTTCCTGGTGGAATTCTTCTCCCCACACCTCCCCCTGTAATCGGAAGGATTCTGGTCCCTCCTGGTTTATGTTAACCGAGAACTTGGAGAAAACCAGTCCCTCATAGTCATGTAAAAATAGCAATTCACTGAGCCAGTCATAAAGGAGGGCCTTTTTATCCTCAGATTCCACCATAACCTCTCTTTTAATGGTGGGCTTTATCTGGGGGGTGTCCGTCATTACCTCGAACATGGCCCGGGCCGCGTTCTGGAAGGCCTCTTCCAGATCCATACCATGGGCCCGGAATCCCACATCGGCAGTTACATCAAAAAATTCAAACTTTTTTAGGGTTTTATTCTCTGCTTTATTATTATCCACTGATCTAACTCCTTTTTGAAAAAATTTAAACAGGCCTTCTCAGGCCACTTCCCGGGGGAACTCTTCCCTCACTTTTTTAGGTTCCAGTCCCCGGCCCAGTTTCTGGGCTATTTGCTGGTAGTATTCCTTGGTTTTAGGGGTGGTAGAGGGGTTAATTTTCTTCAAAGCCTCTTTGAAATGGCGGTAAGACACTTTCTGAATATTCATATCTTCATGGAGTGCAATCATACCTGCCTTACGACAAAGAACTTCAATATCTGCCCCAGAATAACCTTCTGTCTTTTTGGCCAGTTCTTTAAGTTTAACATCTTCATCCAGTGACATGTGTCCAGTGTGAACCTTTAATATTTCTTTTCTGGCATTTTCATCTGGGGGTGGCACCAGTACCACTTCATCGAACCGCCCGGGACGCAGGAGTGCCGGGTCCATGAGGTCCGGTCGGTTGGTGGCTCCAATTACCACCACTCCCCGGAGTTCCTCCAGGCCATCCATCTCCGAGAGGATGGTGTTGACCATACGTTCGGTGACTCGGGGTTCACCGGCAGCAGATCCCCTTATTGGAGCTATGGCATCAATTTCGTCAAAGAACACAATACAAGGTGAGGCTTGTTTGGCTTTTTTGAATATTTCCGCGATTTTCCGTTCAGATTCCCCGAACCATTTGCTCAGTATTTCTGACCCCTTAACCGAGATGAAGTTAGCCTGGGATTCTGTGGCCACTGCCTTGGTGAGCATTGTTTTCCCGGTTCCCGGGGGTCCGAAGAGTAGGATGCCCTTGGAGGGTTGTATTCCAATGCGCTGGAAGGAAGAGATATTGCTCAGGGGCCATTCCACCACTTCCTTTAAGCTTTCCTTGAGTTCATCCAGTCCCCCTATATCTTCCCAGTGGACGTTGGGTACTTCAATGAACACTTCCCTTAGTGCAGAGGGGTTGATGGATTTCATGGAATCCATAAAATCGTTGCTGGTGACGAAGAGTTTTTCCAGAATTTCCGGATCAATACGCTGCTCCTGCAAATCTATATCGGGTAAAACTCTCCTTAAAGCATGCATAGCTGCTTCTCGACAGAGTGCTGCCAGGTCCGCTCCTACAAATCCATGGGTGGTTTCAGCCAGCTCGTTGATGTCCACGTCATCAGATAGGGGCATAGCACGAGTGTGTATTTCCAGTATTTCAATCCTACCGTCCCGGTCGGGTACGCGTAGTTCTATTTCCCGGTCGAATCGTCCGGGTCTGCGGAGGGCAGGGTCCAGGGCATCGGGCCGGTTGGTGGCCCCAATGACAATTACCTTTCCCCGTTCTTTCAATCCATCCATCAGGGCCAGTATCTGGGCCACCACTCTTCGTTCAACTTCACCCGTGACTTCCTCCCTCTTGGGGGCAATAGCGTCAATTTCATCTATGAATATCACGGTGGGGGCATTTTCAGCTGCTTCCTCGAATATTTCACGGATCTTTTTTTCTGCTTCTCCCACAAATTTGCTCATGACTTCCGGCCCGTTGATGGCCACGAAGTTGGATCCGCTTTCACTGGCCACTGCCTTGGCCAGGAGGGTTTTCCCGGTACCTGGTGCACCGTGGAGGAGTATTCCCTTGGGAGGGTCTATTCCCAGACGGTCGAATATTTCGGGGTGGCGTAGAGGGAGTTCGATCATTTCCCGGACCTTGGACATTTCCTTTTTAAGTCCACCCACATCATCGTAGGTAACATCCGGAACCTTTTTCTCCATGACCTCCACTGCCTCGGGCCGGACTTCAACCACGGTGCTATCGTTGATACGTACCAGTCCAGCCGGGCTGGTTGAAACCACCGTGAATTTTATTTCACCCAGTGAGAAGGGGGTGGTGGCTTCGAAAAATTCCCGGAATATGTCTTCAGAACCAGGAAATTCCCTCAGGGTTTCTTTGGTTCGGCGTGGAGAAACCAAGGCCAGAACATCTCCCCTGGTTACTGCCCGACCCATGAGGTTTCTTTTGATGATGTCTCCCGAGGCCATGATGCGCATGCCCTTGGCTGCCGGGGCAATGACCACCTTACTGGCCATTCTGGGTTGTGTTTTGCGGATGGTGATCATCTCGCCAATGGAGGTCCCGGCATTGGAACGGGTTAATCCATCCATGCGTATTATTTCCAGTCCCACATCGGCAGGATAAGAATTCCCGGCAATGGCCCCGATGGTTCGTTTACCAATTATTTCCACAATGTCACCGGGAGCTGCACCAATTTTAGTCATCAGTTCATGATCTATCCGTACCATTCCCTTGCCTACATCCTGCTGTAGTGCTTCAGCAACTCTCAGTTCTATTTCACCACTATCCGGCAATTTAATACCTCCAAATAGTTAAAACAATCTGCAAATTAATTTATTCAACTGTGGTTGTGTGTTTATTACTTTCTGTGGGTTTATCTATGGGTGAGATGATTTAAATTTTTTATTGATCCTAAAAATCCCCTGAACTGGATAATTTACCAGTTAATTCATTCATTTTTAGTTCATTTATTTTTAGTAAGAACTGGGATGAATCT
This genomic window contains:
- a CDS encoding archease produces the protein MDNNKAENKTLKKFEFFDVTADVGFRAHGMDLEEAFQNAARAMFEVMTDTPQIKPTIKREVMVESEDKKALLYDWLSELLFLHDYEGLVFSKFSVNINQEGPESFRLQGEVWGEEFHQETHEVRDEVKAVTFHLMEITEDKSGCTLQVILDT
- a CDS encoding CDC48 family AAA ATPase, with translation MPDSGEIELRVAEALQQDVGKGMVRIDHELMTKIGAAPGDIVEIIGKRTIGAIAGNSYPADVGLEIIRMDGLTRSNAGTSIGEMITIRKTQPRMASKVVIAPAAKGMRIMASGDIIKRNLMGRAVTRGDVLALVSPRRTKETLREFPGSEDIFREFFEATTPFSLGEIKFTVVSTSPAGLVRINDSTVVEVRPEAVEVMEKKVPDVTYDDVGGLKKEMSKVREMIELPLRHPEIFDRLGIDPPKGILLHGAPGTGKTLLAKAVASESGSNFVAINGPEVMSKFVGEAEKKIREIFEEAAENAPTVIFIDEIDAIAPKREEVTGEVERRVVAQILALMDGLKERGKVIVIGATNRPDALDPALRRPGRFDREIELRVPDRDGRIEILEIHTRAMPLSDDVDINELAETTHGFVGADLAALCREAAMHALRRVLPDIDLQEQRIDPEILEKLFVTSNDFMDSMKSINPSALREVFIEVPNVHWEDIGGLDELKESLKEVVEWPLSNISSFQRIGIQPSKGILLFGPPGTGKTMLTKAVATESQANFISVKGSEILSKWFGESERKIAEIFKKAKQASPCIVFFDEIDAIAPIRGSAAGEPRVTERMVNTILSEMDGLEELRGVVVIGATNRPDLMDPALLRPGRFDEVVLVPPPDENARKEILKVHTGHMSLDEDVKLKELAKKTEGYSGADIEVLCRKAGMIALHEDMNIQKVSYRHFKEALKKINPSTTPKTKEYYQQIAQKLGRGLEPKKVREEFPREVA